In Rutidosis leptorrhynchoides isolate AG116_Rl617_1_P2 chromosome 2, CSIRO_AGI_Rlap_v1, whole genome shotgun sequence, one genomic interval encodes:
- the LOC139888040 gene encoding uncharacterized protein, with protein sequence MPDIPYHVNGVEYKRGYYFANEIYPTWASFVKAFSSVVDEKRVYFSKKQSGARKDIERTFGILQGRWHILQQPARAYEVNHMKRLMYTCIILYNIIIEDIGYNIAENDWVYEPTVNMQNTWFERCDARNRRARELRDREVHEGLRAELVEHLWSNLE encoded by the coding sequence ATGCCGGACATCCCTTATCATGTTAACGGTGTGGAGTACAAAAGAGGCTACTATTTTGCCAACGAGATTTATCCAACATGGGCATCATTTGTCAAGGCATTTTCTAGTGTCGTTGATGAAAAACGTGTTTACTTTTCAAAGAAACAATCCGGGGCTCGTAAAGATATTGAAAGAACTTTTGGGATTCTACAGGGACGTTGGCATATTCTACAACAACCCGCTAGGGCTTACGAAGTGAATCACATGAAAAGACTTATGTATACGTGCATCATACTATACAACATAATTATCGAAGACATCGGTTATAACATTGCTGAAAACGATTGGGTTTATGAGCCGACGGTTAATATGCAAAATACTTGGTTCGAAAGGTGTGACGCTCGAAATCGAAGAGCAAGGGAGTTACGTGACAGGGAAGTGCACGAAGGATTACGTGCCGAATTAGTTGAACATTTGTGGTCAAACCTAGAGTAA